In one window of Streptomyces roseofulvus DNA:
- a CDS encoding DUF6303 family protein produces MTKALSAHLVQNPDGAWALWVAGVTDARGRSAALPPRTDLLAATDAGTLPSPADRIAALAELGFAPTADGWTWQEWGTHGPANLDGTAVLLGSIPVQSFVNTTAGAVVRGEADGILGTVPTERKRGPVPAGELAPLLGPEAAGWPELGLTVHYGGVIDRTNTQFRVFHKHRLVGFTMASEHAPGGREYRAVIHTDREGLPYGSVVKNGLPADPLQAEYDALRAFYKPGDREYPAGPYVPRAAAGTTAEGTESS; encoded by the coding sequence ATGACAAAAGCTCTTTCGGCTCACCTGGTCCAAAACCCTGACGGCGCCTGGGCTCTGTGGGTCGCGGGGGTCACGGACGCGCGGGGACGGAGCGCCGCGCTTCCGCCGCGCACCGATCTCCTCGCCGCGACGGACGCCGGGACCCTGCCGAGCCCGGCCGACCGGATTGCCGCACTCGCCGAACTCGGCTTCGCCCCGACCGCGGACGGCTGGACCTGGCAGGAGTGGGGCACGCACGGCCCGGCAAATCTCGACGGCACCGCCGTGCTGCTTGGCTCGATCCCGGTGCAGTCCTTCGTGAATACCACGGCGGGGGCGGTGGTGCGGGGCGAGGCCGACGGGATTCTCGGGACGGTCCCCACCGAGCGCAAGCGGGGACCGGTGCCCGCGGGTGAACTGGCCCCGCTGCTCGGGCCGGAGGCGGCCGGCTGGCCGGAACTCGGGCTGACCGTGCACTACGGCGGCGTGATCGACCGCACCAACACCCAGTTCCGGGTGTTCCACAAGCACCGGCTGGTCGGATTCACCATGGCCTCCGAGCACGCGCCCGGCGGGCGGGAGTACCGGGCCGTCATCCACACCGACCGGGAAGGACTGCCGTACGGGTCGGTCGTGAAGAATGGGCTGCCGGCGGACCCGCTGCAGGCGGAGTACGACGCGCTGCGCGCGTTCTACAAGCCGGGTGACCGGGAGTACCCCGCGGGCCCGTACGTCCCGCGCGCGGCGGCGGGCACGACGGCCGAAGGGACGGAGTCCTCGTGA
- a CDS encoding GIY-YIG nuclease family protein has protein sequence MDDVKASAVYRLFDEHGALLYIGVTRDPASRWKDHRKEMFWWREVTDKRLTWYATHEEGWAAESHAIRTEGPRYNKSSWPNMAPQLPPGVPPQPCGTRIAYQHRETRVGYRIQWYQWRLTLQDALETIREEEAPGPQEGEPTGG, from the coding sequence ATGGACGACGTGAAGGCATCCGCGGTCTACCGGCTCTTCGACGAGCATGGGGCGCTCCTCTACATCGGCGTGACCCGTGATCCGGCCTCGCGCTGGAAGGACCATCGCAAGGAGATGTTCTGGTGGCGGGAGGTCACCGACAAGCGCTTGACCTGGTACGCCACCCATGAGGAGGGGTGGGCGGCCGAGTCCCACGCCATCCGGACCGAAGGCCCCCGGTACAACAAGAGCTCGTGGCCGAACATGGCTCCGCAGCTCCCGCCCGGAGTGCCTCCGCAGCCCTGCGGAACGCGCATCGCCTACCAGCACCGCGAGACCCGGGTCGGCTACCGCATCCAGTGGTACCAGTGGCGGCTCACCCTCCAGGACGCGCTGGAGACGATCCGGGAGGAGGAAGCGCCCGGGCCGCAGGAGGGTGAGCCGACTGGCGGCTGA
- a CDS encoding lactate/malate family dehydrogenase encodes MRIGLIGAGAVGQSVGALLVAAGWCSELLVASGSQASARGLVTDLEDQAQVTKSRMRVTVTTPEAMSGCDAVVLSPRARFTNMARRDVRMAGLVANGPLIVHLARQLTDYTGVAVMVTNPVDVLARVFAERSNCTRVVGIGAATDTARYRLTLARHLGVPVGAVHGHVIGEHGDGAVICASTTTVHGEPVTVPVQQVRDELAARPRRISDGIGRTRLGPAGAVLDALTHALGLADGTTEMSVRQDTGVWLGMPVTYTGGTPALCPPPLDDSETAQLAAAEEKLHTAYTRLNEEI; translated from the coding sequence ATGAGGATCGGACTGATCGGAGCCGGGGCGGTCGGGCAGAGCGTCGGCGCTCTCCTCGTCGCCGCCGGCTGGTGCAGTGAACTTCTGGTCGCCTCCGGATCGCAGGCCAGTGCCCGCGGGCTCGTCACCGATCTGGAGGACCAGGCGCAGGTCACCAAGTCACGCATGCGGGTCACCGTCACCACACCGGAGGCCATGAGTGGCTGCGACGCTGTGGTGCTCTCCCCGCGGGCCCGGTTCACCAACATGGCCCGCCGGGACGTGCGCATGGCCGGGCTTGTCGCGAACGGCCCGCTCATCGTCCACCTCGCCCGTCAGCTCACCGATTACACCGGCGTCGCCGTCATGGTTACCAACCCGGTCGACGTCCTCGCCCGCGTCTTCGCCGAACGCTCCAACTGCACACGTGTCGTAGGGATCGGGGCCGCGACCGACACCGCCCGATACCGTCTGACCCTCGCCCGCCACCTCGGCGTTCCCGTCGGCGCGGTCCATGGCCACGTGATCGGCGAGCATGGCGACGGCGCTGTCATCTGCGCGTCCACCACCACCGTCCACGGCGAGCCTGTCACCGTCCCCGTCCAGCAGGTTCGCGACGAACTCGCGGCACGGCCCCGCCGGATCAGCGACGGCATCGGCCGCACCCGGCTCGGGCCCGCCGGCGCCGTCCTGGACGCACTCACCCACGCCCTCGGCCTCGCGGACGGCACCACCGAGATGTCCGTGCGCCAGGACACCGGCGTCTGGCTCGGGATGCCCGTGACCTATACCGGCGGCACCCCGGCCCTGTGCCCGCCTCCCCTCGACGACTCCGAGACCGCCCAGCTCGCCGCGGCCGAGGAGAAGCTCCACACCGCCTACACCCGACTCAACGAGGAGATCTGA
- a CDS encoding helix-turn-helix transcriptional regulator: protein MTGAEPNPPVSRRSAGAEMKRLRLSKGLKTEEVAARLGTSTTRISRMETGNGRVAVKPKEVEILCDLYGVHDERQRAALASMFVAAQQPGWWDQYRDVLPSGLEVLLELENGAEREAAFELTLVHGLLQTPRYTRAILESSPSVRREDIEDSVALRQRRQERVTRTQDPLTVWIILDESAVRSPVGGDDVNREQRQHLAELAALPNVTLQVIEERKGAHPGLAGPFAIFEFETQSPVVYVDSPAGNLYLEKRADVRKFSATFDLLRASALDPADTIALLRRTIPRE from the coding sequence GTGACCGGAGCGGAGCCGAATCCGCCGGTGAGCCGGCGGAGCGCCGGGGCCGAGATGAAGCGCCTGCGCCTCAGCAAGGGGCTGAAGACGGAGGAGGTCGCCGCCCGCCTGGGCACGTCGACCACGCGTATCAGCCGCATGGAGACCGGCAACGGGCGAGTCGCGGTCAAGCCGAAGGAAGTCGAGATTCTCTGCGACCTCTACGGCGTCCACGACGAGCGGCAGCGCGCCGCGCTGGCCAGCATGTTCGTCGCCGCGCAGCAGCCCGGATGGTGGGACCAGTACCGCGACGTCCTCCCCTCCGGCCTGGAGGTGCTCCTGGAGCTGGAGAACGGCGCCGAGCGTGAGGCCGCCTTCGAGCTCACCCTCGTCCACGGGCTTCTGCAGACGCCCCGGTACACGCGGGCGATCCTGGAGTCGAGCCCGAGCGTCCGCCGCGAGGACATAGAAGACAGCGTGGCGCTGCGCCAGCGCCGCCAGGAGCGCGTCACCCGCACCCAGGACCCGCTCACCGTCTGGATCATCCTGGACGAGAGCGCCGTCCGCAGCCCCGTCGGCGGCGACGACGTCAACCGCGAACAGCGCCAGCACCTCGCCGAACTCGCCGCGCTGCCCAACGTGACGCTCCAGGTGATCGAGGAGCGTAAGGGCGCACACCCCGGCCTGGCCGGCCCCTTCGCGATCTTCGAATTCGAAACGCAGTCCCCGGTCGTCTACGTCGACAGCCCCGCCGGAAACCTCTACCTCGAAAAGCGCGCCGACGTCCGCAAGTTCAGCGCGACCTTCGACCTGCTGCGCGCCTCAGCCCTCGACCCCGCCGACACCATCGCACTACTGCGCCGCACCATTCCAAGGGAGTAA
- a CDS encoding DUF397 domain-containing protein, with amino-acid sequence MNRPTSPTRPSPEELDRLDWFKSEASSAQGGCLEVAFLDDGRVALRDNEDLDNPPFVVTRHVWDCFLDGANRGEFTPRS; translated from the coding sequence GTGAACCGCCCTACCTCCCCCACCCGCCCCAGCCCCGAGGAGCTCGACCGCCTGGACTGGTTCAAGTCCGAGGCCAGCTCCGCCCAGGGCGGTTGCCTGGAAGTCGCCTTCCTCGACGACGGCCGCGTCGCCCTGCGCGACAACGAAGACCTGGACAACCCTCCCTTCGTCGTCACCCGCCACGTGTGGGACTGCTTCCTCGACGGCGCGAACCGCGGCGAATTCACCCCGCGCAGCTGA
- a CDS encoding EF-hand domain-containing protein: MTTVANDVVSEKYGRAFDALDADKNGYVEWSDYQALADRFINGYKLAKDDRRARTLTAFYQMHWLEVLRHAGVDGDRLNREQYIQATRLLSVDTSRLNLVEGGAHAVFDVIDVNGDNEISKDEFQRFLTDVWQVTDPFALETFSKLDTDGDGVVSRQEFIRATYEYYYSTDPAAPGSMLFGQL; the protein is encoded by the coding sequence GTGACTACCGTGGCGAACGACGTCGTGAGCGAGAAGTACGGGCGGGCCTTCGACGCCCTGGACGCCGACAAGAACGGCTACGTGGAGTGGTCGGACTACCAGGCGCTGGCCGACCGCTTCATCAACGGCTACAAGCTGGCCAAGGACGACCGCCGCGCCCGGACGCTGACCGCGTTCTACCAGATGCACTGGCTGGAGGTGCTGCGGCACGCGGGCGTCGACGGTGACCGTCTCAACCGCGAGCAGTACATCCAGGCCACCCGTCTGCTCAGCGTCGACACCAGCCGGCTCAACCTCGTCGAGGGCGGCGCCCACGCGGTGTTCGACGTCATCGACGTCAACGGCGACAACGAGATCAGCAAGGACGAGTTCCAGCGTTTCCTGACGGACGTCTGGCAGGTCACCGACCCCTTCGCCCTGGAGACGTTCTCGAAGCTCGACACCGACGGAGACGGGGTTGTCTCCCGTCAGGAGTTCATCCGGGCGACGTACGAGTACTACTACTCCACCGACCCCGCCGCCCCCGGATCCATGCTCTTCGGCCAGCTCTGA
- a CDS encoding Ku protein: MPGRLLWSGAVTFGLVTLPVSLEAAVESHDVHFRQIHTEDGGRIRYRKVCEVDGQELTEDEIGKAYEISKDHLVPITEQDLAGMPLPTAKAVDIVAFVDAADLRWEQFGAGDYYVRPAGQVAAKPYVLLRKALQRTDKVAIAKYALRGRERLGVLRPHGDALLIQGLHWGDEIRSPAELAPPAVDLTEEEIEQALTLLESMTVEHLDDLGDLLTDHYTEALHEVIEAKAEHREPRPVAGEEAPAGQVVDLMAALEASVAEARERRGEAPAGGGEATVHEMPKPKKAPAKKTAAKKTAAAKKTSEKKAPAKKASPRRRKSA, from the coding sequence ATGCCCGGTCGTCTCCTCTGGTCGGGAGCAGTCACCTTCGGTCTGGTGACCCTTCCCGTATCGCTTGAGGCCGCCGTCGAGTCACACGACGTCCACTTCCGGCAGATCCACACCGAGGACGGCGGCCGGATCCGCTACCGCAAGGTCTGTGAGGTCGACGGCCAGGAGCTCACCGAGGACGAGATCGGCAAGGCGTACGAGATCTCCAAGGACCACCTCGTTCCGATCACGGAGCAGGACCTCGCCGGCATGCCGCTGCCCACCGCGAAGGCGGTCGACATCGTCGCCTTCGTCGACGCCGCTGACCTGCGCTGGGAGCAGTTTGGAGCCGGGGACTATTACGTGCGCCCGGCCGGACAGGTCGCCGCCAAGCCTTACGTACTCCTGCGGAAGGCGCTCCAGCGCACCGACAAGGTGGCCATCGCGAAGTACGCGCTACGCGGCCGCGAGCGCCTTGGCGTCCTACGGCCGCATGGCGACGCGCTGCTCATCCAGGGGCTGCACTGGGGCGACGAGATCCGTTCCCCTGCCGAGCTCGCGCCGCCGGCCGTGGACCTCACCGAGGAGGAGATCGAGCAGGCGCTCACGCTGCTGGAGTCGATGACCGTCGAGCACCTGGACGACCTCGGCGACCTCCTGACCGACCACTACACCGAGGCTCTGCACGAGGTGATCGAGGCGAAGGCCGAGCACCGCGAGCCGCGGCCGGTAGCGGGCGAGGAGGCGCCGGCCGGGCAGGTCGTCGACCTCATGGCGGCGCTGGAGGCGTCGGTCGCGGAGGCGCGGGAGCGCCGCGGCGAGGCCCCGGCGGGCGGGGGCGAGGCGACGGTGCACGAGATGCCGAAGCCGAAGAAGGCGCCCGCGAAGAAGACGGCGGCCAAGAAGACCGCCGCGGCGAAGAAGACGTCTGAGAAGAAGGCGCCGGCGAAGAAGGCTTCCCCGCGGCGGCGGAAGTCCGCGTAG
- a CDS encoding DUF6233 domain-containing protein yields the protein MTAQIPLPDDLPQLRTIAKLAEILGAAARARIAEIEAREAALRPQRPRPEGPAWVLGYLRERGRPVPDRVHLADCRMAAKHTAPLGRDQARAVLAEGKVPACPFCRPDTELGLD from the coding sequence GTGACCGCGCAGATACCCCTCCCTGACGACCTGCCGCAGCTGCGGACGATCGCGAAGCTTGCCGAGATCCTCGGCGCCGCCGCGCGGGCACGGATCGCGGAGATCGAGGCCCGCGAGGCCGCCCTGCGGCCCCAGCGGCCCAGGCCGGAGGGCCCCGCGTGGGTGCTGGGCTACCTGCGTGAGCGCGGCCGCCCGGTCCCGGACCGCGTCCACCTGGCCGACTGCCGCATGGCCGCGAAGCACACCGCGCCCCTCGGCCGGGACCAGGCCCGCGCCGTCCTCGCCGAGGGCAAGGTCCCCGCGTGCCCGTTCTGCCGGCCCGACACCGAACTCGGCCTCGACTGA